One genomic window of Mustelus asterias unplaced genomic scaffold, sMusAst1.hap1.1 HAP1_SCAFFOLD_94, whole genome shotgun sequence includes the following:
- the LOC144484143 gene encoding uncharacterized protein LOC144484143, with the protein MAWKCEDCGKGFDYPSHLETHRRIHTGERPFTCSQCGKGFTTSSHLLKHQRIHTGERPFTCSVCRKEFNQSSNLAIHERIHTEERPFICSQCGKGFTQSSTLLNHQRVHTGERPFTCSQCGKGFTTSAMLLKHQRIHTGERPFTCSVCGKGFITSCTLLNHQRTHTGERPFTCLECGKGFAHSSHLQTHKRVHTGERPFTCSDCGKGFSDSSNLLMHQRVHTRERRFTCSECGKEFTQLSHLQSHKRIHTGERPFSCSECGKAFSDSSNLLRHQRVHTGERPFACSECGMGFTDSSNLLMHQRVHTRERPFPCSMCGMRFSDSFSLLMHQRVHTGEKPFTCSTCGKGFSRSSHLLMHQRIHTGERPFTCSECGRGFTDSSHLLIHQRVHTGERPFTCPDCGKGFPDASNLQKHRRVHTGERPLTCSDCGKAFTQSSHLQTHQRVHTGERPFTCSQCGKGFSNSSNLWAHQRVHTGTKQFTCSVCGKGFTQSSQLLRHQQVHK; encoded by the exons ATGgcttggaaatgtgaggattgtgggaagggatttgattacccatcccacctggaaactcatcgacgcattcacacaggggagagaccgttcacctgctctcaatgtgggaagggattcactacctcatcccatctgctgaaacaccagcgaattcacacaggggagagaccgttcacatgTTCTGTGTGTAGGAAGGaattcaatcagtcatccaacctagcgaTACACGAGCGAATTCATACtgaggaaaggccattcatctgctctcagtgtgggaagggattcactcagtcatccacgctGCTAAAtcatcaacgagttcacactggggagaggccattcacctgctcccagtgtgggaagggattcactacctcagccatgctgctgaaacaccagcgaattcatactggggagaggccattcacctgctctgtgtgtggaaagggatttattaCCTCATGCACACTGCTAAatcaccagcgaactcacactggggagag gccgttcacttgcttggagtgtgggaagggattcgctcattcatcccacctgcagacacacaagcgagttcacactggtgagaggccattcacctgctccgattgtggaaagggattcagtgattcatccaacctgttgatgcaccagcgagttcacaccagggagaggcggTTCACCTGCTCGGAGtgcgggaaggaattcactcagttatcccacctacaGTCACAcaagcgcattcacaccggggagagaccattcagctgctccgagtgtgggaaggcattcagtgattcatccaacctgctgaggcaccagcgagttcacactggggagaggccgttcgcctgctccgagtgtgggatgggatttactgattcatccaacctgctgatgcACCAGAGGGTTCATACCAGAGagagaccattcccctgctcaatGTGTGGGATGAGATTCAGTGATTCATTCAGTCTGCTGatgcaccaacgagttcacactggagagaaaccattcacctgctctacctgtgggaagggatttagtcgCTCATCTCATCTGTTgatgcaccagcgaattcacactggggagagaccattcacctgctccgaatgtgggaggggattcactgattcatcgcatctgttgatacaccagcgagttcacactggggagagaccgttcacctgccccgattgtgggaagggattcccagATGCATCCAATCTGCAGAAACACCGACGagtgcacactggggagagaccattaacttgctctgattgtgggaaagcatttactcagtcatcccacctgcagacacaccagcgagttcacaccggagagagaccattcacctgctctcagtgtgggaagggattcagtaattcatccaacctgtgggcacaccagcgtgttcacactgggacgAAACAgtttacctgctctgtgtgcgggaagggattcactcagtcatcacagctgctgagacaccagcaagttcacaaatga